The region GCCAGCCAGCCGCACTGAGGGCTTATTGCGCGCCAGGCCCGCCGCCAAGCCCGTCCTGGTGGGGAACTAGTCACTGTATCCTCACCCAGGCTGGAGGTTTTATGTGTCACCCGGACCAGGCCACAGGACGCCCACACGGCCACCAAACATCACTTCCAGGTGTCCGTGCTGGTCTCTGCAGCCCATGGTCTTCTTCGGCGAGGGCGACCTCACCCCCCaatcctctgggctccacctgtCTGGCATCGAACACTGGCTCTCCCTGCATCCTGGCCCCCAGGGGGGCCCCAGGCTGGACACGGGGCTCCCAGGATGAGGCGACTGCCCCCCTGCTCCGGACACCACTCAGACCCTGGCTCCTCCCCGCTGGGCCATGTACCAGCTGCCCGGGCCGGAGCACCTCACAtcgctgccctgctccccacctgcaggctcatgccctgggcagggctgccatGAAGACCAGACACAATTAAATGCCTCGGATGATAGAGAGCGGCTTTGTAATACATCAGGATTAGAAAGCTCCCGAGAGCTCGCATCCACCGACTCTGTTCTAGGGCGCGCCCCCTGCCCACTTCTAGCCAGGGAAGCCAAGGGAGGCTCTCCACCCAGGGTCCAGACGTCTGCAAGTGGCACAGGTGGACTTGTCCAGCAGGCCGGAAGGCCTCCCCATCCAGAGACAAGGGACACAGCAGGGGACGAGGGGGGCACCTCGCGCATGCCCGGCTGGCCCAGACGTGCACCGGTGTGCTGGTCACCTGGCAGGTGCACAGCCCACGCCTCCGGTagtcatcccctccctccccgggctcGGGGCCGACAGCTCGCATACCTGCACCCGCACACCTACTAACATGGGTGGGCGGTGCAAGAGTCAGCGTTTTCTGTAcactcccatgaccctggggagACCCACTGTCCCGTGCAGCGCAGCAAAGGCTGAGCCACTCTGCGCGGCAGCCCTACTGCCAGACCCCTCTGGGGATGGGGAGCTCACTGCTCAGGATGCCACCAAACTCCTGTGCCTGTCAGGCGGGGCTCATGTGGCTGTGCTCAGCTTCCCCTGGTCCCCGTCCTGCCCCAGCACTAGCCCCTCCACCCGCAcggcccctccccaggggctcctTTGCCGCACCCCACCCTCCGTGGAGCACACGGAGGGCCTCTTGCCTGTGCCGTCCAGAGCTAGTCCAGCCGCAGTTTGACGTCCACCTGCCGGGCGTGCAGGGCCAGCGTGCAAGAGAACAGCAGGATGGCCATGATGGGCTCGAAGCTGAGCCCGGACACCGCGTTGccccagggggaggtgggggaggggaggaggtaaACCTCTTCAGTACAGAGGGCCCAAGACCCATCCACGTGCCCCCGGGGCAGACCAGTCTgcagcacctgccacctgcccggCTGCAGCACTTCCCGTCCAAACCGAGGCCTCGTTGGCCAAATGGACACACGGAGAAGCCGCGGAATCAGGCAGCGCCCGACATGTGCGTCCAGGGGGCACGGCAGCAGCGCACCTACCCCGAGGCCCGGGTGTAGCTGCTGAGCTCCAGGACCAGGATGTAGGACGCAGTGAGCACGAGGAGTAGGATCATTTTGGGCAGGGAGGACACTCGCCGGAAGATGGCCAGTAGGAGCGTGCCCACCAGGCCGCAGAGCAGGGAGTGGGCGCAGACTCGCAGGGTACAGCGGGCAGCAGTGCGCTCTGGCCACCGGGCATCAGGACCACCAGGGTCCTGTTGGGGctggagctccaggcccagggcagacagcccacctggagggggtggaggggtggagggggcaggggtggagggggagggggcgtagggggcgggggtgaagggggaggaggagcagagaaagcaggGCCAGAGCAAGCAGGGGTAGAGGGGACAGGggagaaggggcgggggggggagggagcagaggaggcaggggtggaagagacaggggcagaggggacacaGGGTCAAgaagaggcaggggtggaggggatggtggggagtggaggcagcaggggcaggagtggagggggcaggggcagagggggcaggggcagaagagcaggggtggaggggcaggggtgttgagacaggggcaggggtggcagggagactGGGGCTCAGGACCAGCTGCCCTCAGCCCCACCTGCACCGCCCACCTGCTGCTAGagcttcctgtgggaaggaggggatgccCCCAGGTGCCGCCCGACCGCCCCTTGCTCTGCCCTCAAGGCTCCCCCCAGTGTATGCTGGAAGAAGCAAGAgaccccctcgcccccccacACCACCCGTGCCCTCTCAGGCTCCCCTATTGTCACTgcggccctgcctccctcctggtaCTCAgcgccccaccccctgccctgactCCTGCCTCAGCTTCTACTGTgcactggggaggggctgggtgtcCCTTCACCCGGAGTCAGCCCCCCTCAGCCCCGCACACCTCGCAGGGCTCCCCCTGCTACACCCTGCCGCCTGTGGACATGCTCACCACACATCCTTGGGCCATGGAGTAGATCAAGACCACTATGAAAATACACAAGATGTTGTGGATCTGGAGGGTCAGGCATCCGGGAAAACACTGGACAATAAAACATATTACTGTGAACACAGGCGTTTCTTAGAGTTGGTTCGGGTCGCAGGAACGGTCACAGCACAGAATGGGCCGCGCGCCCTGGTGCCGCTGGCttcccacccaggccccccctccACACATCTCAGCTATGCCCAGGCTTCCTCTCCCAGGTCGAAGCtgccaaaattaaaagaaacaaaaactactgtCTTTCAGTGAAAAACAACCACACCTGCCACCCTGTGCCCCACGCTGTGACTCTGGCACTGGAATGAAGGgattaatttgatatttttactgCATTAAATCCTTactatgttatgtattttttaagtttatatgttgttatttattatattaaataacaagtattgacacGTCCTTGTGTCTTTTTTAGGTACTTTAAGTTCTAGGTTATTCACATAGGTTTTACGCTGTTTTgttactagaaattttattttaaatctctttgggggaacctgggcagctcaggtcatgatctcagggtccagggaccgagtcccacgtcaggctccccgctcggcaaggagtctgcttctcccactccctctgcccatccccgaaattgtgctttcttgctctctctcaaataaataaaatctttttaaaagaaaaaaggcagcttaaatacattttgcaataGTCAACACGTACCTTCGTGGATAAAAGCACAAAGTCCTTTTTAGATTCACGCTCgcgaaattcaaaacaaaaactaaaataaagaccGCAGGGACCCGGCACAAGACGCTGACAAGACCCGCAGCCAACCAGGGCCGGCCCCCTCCGCGGCCCTACCCTGGGGAAGTCCCGACTCTCCTATCCTCACCAGCTGGCCTTCCACGTCCTACGCAGCTCCCAAGGCCCAGCCTTGGTTCCAGATTCCATTCGGGATTCCTGAGCCCGATGCTCCCACGCCGCGCAGACACACTGGGCCCCCAGATCTCGGGGAGAGGAGCCCCCTGCAGTGGCGCCAGCCCCGACTGCTCACACCTGGCGctggccacctccctccctgtccaatCTCGGGTCCGCCCCCAGCCAGGACTGAGATGTGCCTGCGGACTCTCGCCCGGCCAACAAGGCACACGCAGCTCACGCATTCGCTCAGCAAACACGGGGGGGTGAGGGGCTCCTCCCGCTGTGGACATCAGGAGCCCCTTGGGggcactgcccaggcctggcctctggtggCCTCTGGTGACTGGAGGGCCACTGGCCGACGCTCAGCAAGCTGTGCCCGGAGTGCACGGAGGCTGAAGCGGGAGGCGGCCTGGAGTGTGCAGGCGGGGCTCAGAGGCAGGGGCGGCTGGGGGGTGGATACCCTGTTCCCATTTGGCAGCCAACTGGCCAAGCGGTGGCGGGTTCCTACGACGATGCTGAACGGGGGACACAATCTGCCCCCGTGGCTCCTCCAGTCTGGCAGGGGACAAGCAGAGAGAAGCGACAGCACCAGGCGGTGCGAGCCTCGGACCTCCTCTCTCTCCACTGCGGCTCCGGCAGAGGCCGGGGGTCTTGGGGgccccccgcaggcccctcccAGGTGGCTCCGAGAAGCACGTGCACCAGTCCTTTGGCCGGGAGCGCATCGCCTCCCCTTGACTCACCTGGGCAGGCCAGCGGCCTCCATGACGTTGGCCAAGGTCACGTCGTTGGACCGCACGTCGTACTACCACTTGCGCAGGCCGAGGACCCCGCAGAGGATCCTGCCGGTGTGCAGCCCCACATGCATGCTCAGGTCCACCTCAGTGGTCTCGGCCACTGACCTGCAAGAAACAGGTCACGGGCATGAGCTGGGCCCTTGTGTACACCCGTGAGGGAGCCCGGACAGGTGGGAGCATGGGGTCCCCGCCCGGCTCTGGGACGCATGGCCACAGTCAGGTGCCAGAGGGAGCGCTGAGCCAGGTGACcagcccctctgccaccctggtctGTCCACAGGTGGCCCCCATGGCAGGTGTGTCCAATGGGCCTTCCACATGAGCGGCAAAGCCCAACCACACCAGGAGTCCGAGCAATGGCCCAGGACAAGGTGGCCGCGTGGTTAGCAAGTCTCCCCAAGGAAAACCACAGACATGCAGGGCCACCAGGCCGCCACCCTGGAGCCAAACCCACCAGCGCCCAGCCCGGGGCAGACCCCCACCCGCCCAGCACAGCAGGGGGCCCGTGAGCTCAGAGACCAACCTCCCTCCTGCTTCAAAATTGCGGTTGATTCCTGTGCGCCCACCTTCTTCCTAGTACGACTTGGCCCAGCTGAGACGCAGCCTCCAGGGAGTCCTCCCAGGCCCTCACCTCCATCCCCCAGGGCCCATCTCCAGGGCCTTTGGGTGCCAGTTGCCCTTGCaggaaccccctcccccagcccgtgAGGACCACGTCCCCCTTGGCCCAGCCTTCTGTGGCGGGGCGCCAATCATCGCGCCCCCTTGTGCCCACCGAGGGCCCAGCCCCCAGAACCAGTGTTTCGCGTCGGGTCCGGGGCGCCCGGTGCACGTCCAGAAGTCCGCGTGCCACCACGGGTTACTTGGGAGTCTGAATGGATGTGTCCTCGATACCTATTGACTTTTACACGTGATGAACGTAGTTTCTCTCAATTTTAACTTTATCACTCGTTTCCCAACCTCCAACGAGAGGCCccaagacaaacaaaatgaggttaaaatttGGGTTGggttatttttaactgttttgtttttttgtttggaaatttgcaaacagaaaggaagacagagaaacctGAATGAGAAAAGCAGGACACGGTCCATTTGAGCGTTTTTAACATTTCCGCCTCTGCAGCCAGGAAGGGGCCCAGGGACGGGGAGGCGGGGACCCACTTGCGGCACGCAGCACCCCAGCCAGCCGCCCACCAAATCCCACAACCCACACACCCTCACCTGCTCTGGAAAGCTCTGCCTCAAACATCTGCCAACAGATGCAGTCACCGAGACACTCACTTCTCAGTAAAAGGCGCGTCAGGGAAGGTCTCACGGAGACGTAACCCCAAACACCAGAGCCGGGGCAAAGCGTGTCCGGCTAATGTCTCCTTGGCACCACAGCGGCACCCGCTTGCTGGTGGCTGTGCGACCCGACGCTCTGTAGCCTCAGGGGCCGGGGCAGAGGAGCCGTGGAGGGGGGGCACTGAGGCTCCGGCTGATGGGGACCCAGCAGAGGACGAGGGCCGGCCCGACTGGAGAGCCCCCAACCCCAGCAGCGGCGCCCACCCCGCAAGGAGGAagccctgggcctctgcttccaCATCAGTGCCCTGCACGGTCTTGAACACAGAGTGTGCCAACGTTCCCGCCTGTTACTCCGACGCGAACCTGCCTCCCATGGAGTGGAGCACAAGATCGCCCCCACCCGATGCACCAGGAACACACATGTCCTcccgccacccccccaccaccaccccctagCCTCAGGAGAGCTCAGAACCCTGGCGGCCAGGGcctgcacccacctgcccttGAGGAGAGGCCGTCCATCACCGTGACCGTGTTCATGCAGGGGCAGCAAACACCCAGCCCCTCACACGCCTGTCCTGAGCTCACAAGTCCAGGGACTTTCGCGTTTGCACCCCGACTGGGTGTACTGCCAGAGAGGCAACACCCTCAGGGCGAGGGAGCAGCATCCCCAACCCTGAGCACCCTGGAACTGCACACAGGGTCTGCAGCAGATACTCTAAGAATCCTACAACCGA is a window of Vulpes vulpes isolate BD-2025 chromosome 7, VulVul3, whole genome shotgun sequence DNA encoding:
- the LOC140599793 gene encoding uncharacterized protein isoform X1 is translated as MPDPPDPQHLVYFHSGLDLLHGPRMCGGLSALGLELQPQQDPGGPDARWPERTAARCTLRVCAHSLLCGLVGTLLLAIFRRVSSLPKMILLLVLTASYILVLELSSYTRASGSDQSHGVFDECRTSLAYEG